A part of Periophthalmus magnuspinnatus isolate fPerMag1 chromosome 14, fPerMag1.2.pri, whole genome shotgun sequence genomic DNA contains:
- the nectin1a gene encoding nectin cell adhesion molecule 1a — MENKLWILIMGICLISGVQGQSVEMDEEKSGFVGSKVELRCRFINSSPPVKISQVTWQKLVNGSKQNVAIANPSLGVSVAPPYRDRVTFKNGAVRRRTPNLEDTTITFSSLRLSDEAAYICEYTTFPAGNRENTVNLTVLVRPTTQMSLSTPTLVAARSSKVKTPVATCVLANGKPPGTIRWESRVQGEVSTREYRNEDGTYTVQSDYILVPSRDTHRETLTCVTTYNEEVFTESVILDIQYEPDVMVEGYDGNWYLNRENVQLNCLADANPSVSLYQWRIINGSIPDTVEIRDNLLIFKGPVTYELQGTYVCEATNSIGTRAASVDISVIDKPLPQIATSDVVSVIALLLAAGVLLGITITVLILKIRSRKDNSSNDSQSRKMSQTLRKRPDDFQHSSRFYEELPNTADYVSYRLACNKEDYPEPYSPPIQPPLSFLPQQPYHASSQPNTGTSTGSSGGTTSRNTFSPPTHTTAIFKYPSVSGLTSPPIGAAYTFPKEQYV, encoded by the exons ATGGAAAACAAACTGTGGATTTTAATTATGGGGATTTGTCTAATTTCAG GGGTACAGGGACAGAGTGTGGAGATGGACGAAGAAAAGTCAGGCTTtgtggggtcaaaggtcgagCTGCGGTGTCGCTTCATCAACAGCTCTCCACCAGTCAAAATCTCACAG GTGACGTGGCAGAAGCTGGTAAATGGCTCGAAGCAGAATGTGGCCATTGCAAATCCGTCTCTAGGCGTTTCCGTGGCACCACCGTACAGAGACCGCGTCACTTTTAAGAATGGAGCTGTGCGACGTAGAACCCCAAACCTGGAGGACACAACCATCACCTTCTCATCGCTGCGTTTGTCTGATGAAGCAGCATACATCTGTGAATACACCACCTTCCCCGCAGGAAACAGAGAAAACACAGTCAACCTTACAGTCTTAG TTCGACCCACGACCCAGATGAGTCTCTCCACACCAACACTCGTGGCGGCTCGATCATCAAAAGTAAAAACTCCGGTGGCCACTTGTGTTTTAGCAAATGGAAAACCTCCAGGAACCATCAG GTGGGAATCACGCGTCCAGGGAGAGGTTAGCACCAGGGAGTACAGAAATGAAGACGGGACATATACGGTGCAGAGTGACTACATCCTGGTACCGAGTCGCGACACGCATCGTGAGACGCTCACCTGTGTCACCACCTACAATGAGGAAGTGTTCACCGAGAGTGTCATCCTCGACATTCAGT ATGAGCCAGACGTCATGGTGGAGGGCTATGATGGAAACTGGTACCTGAACCGAGAGAACGTGCAGCTCAACTGTCTGGCCGATGCCAacccctcagtgtctctgtacCAGTGGAGAAT AATCAATGGTTCCATCCCAGACACTGTTGAAATCCGCGACAACCTCCTCATTTTCAAAGGACCAGTGACATATGAACTTCAAGGGACCTACGTGTGTGAAGCAACTAACAGCATCGGGACACGTGCTGCATCAGTGGACATCAGTGTAATTG atAAGCCTTTACCTCAGATTGCAACCAGTGACGTGGTCAGTGTCATCGCTCTGTTATTGGCTGCTGGAGTACTACTGGGCATCACCATCACGGTCCTCATCCTCAAAATCAGGAGTCGCAAAGACAACTCATC AAATGACTCTCAATCCAGAAAGATGTCCCAGACACTGAGGAAGAGACCAGACGATTTCCAG CATTCGAGCAGATTTTACGAGGAGCTTCCAAACACAGCAGACTACGTGAGCTACCGACTGGCCTGTAACAAGGAGGACTATCCGGAGCCCTACTCACCCCCCATCCagcctcccctctcctttctgcCGCAGCAGCCCTACCATGCCTCTTCACAGCCCAACACCGGGACAAGCACTGGCAGCAGTGGAGGCACCACCTCCAGAAATACCTTCTCCCCTCCAACACACACAACCGCCATCTTTAAATACCCCTCTGTCTCAGGACTGACGTCTCCGCCCATAGGAGCAGCATACACCTTTCCCAAAGAACAGTATgtctaa
- the snrnp35 gene encoding U11/U12 small nuclear ribonucleoprotein 35 kDa protein translates to MSGWSPIATEYDPLKAGSIDGTDDEPHDRAIFRAMIARYKPNKGVVGDPRLTLFVARLNPVTTEDKLHQVFSKFGDIQRLRLVRDIVTGFSKKYAFIEYKEQRAVYRAWREAEKLVVDQHELFVDMEQERTLKGWVPRRLGGGLGGNKGSGQLRFGGRDRPFQRPIHLLRYPGGGGPASERSPGGRRNWDRRERYDRDRHRDYGSRGEDRDDRWHRDRSSRHRERR, encoded by the coding sequence ATGAGCGGCTGGAGTCCTATTGCAACAGAGTACGACCCCCTAAAAGCCGGGAGCATCGACGGGACCGACGATGAGCCTCATGATCGTGCTATTTTTAGGGCTATGATTGCCCGCTACAAACCTAACAAAGGTGTTGTTGGGGATCCACGGCTTACTCTTTTCGTGGCTCGTCTGAACCCTGTTACCACGGAGGATAAATTGCACCAAGTTTTCTCAAAGTTTGGAGACATTCAGCGGCTGAGGCTAGTGCGAGATATTGTGACCGGTTTCTCTAAAAAGTATGCCTTCATTGAATACAAGGAACAGCGAGCCGTGTATCGAGCCTGGCGAGAGGCCGAGAAACTTGTGGTGGACCAACATGAACTGTTTGTCGATATGGAACAAGAAAGAACTCTAAAGGGATGGGTCCCGCGGCGTCTCGGAGGCGGACTAGGGGGCAACAAGGGGTCCGGACAGCTGCGATTTGGCGGCCGAGACAGACCTTTCCAAAGACCAATTCATCTCTTAAGGTATCCTGGAGGTGGTGGCCCAGCGTCTGAGAGAAGCCCTGGCGGACGGAGAAActgggacagaagagagagatatGACCGAGACAGGCATCGGGACTatggaagcagaggagaggatagaGACGACCGTTg
- the bud13 gene encoding BUD13 homolog isoform X3 → MAASVGTSKATELSKAEYLKRYLSGEDAKKSKGKVKKKRPKAQGRGLKIVDDDIDWRQIAKESKDKDEEDDEEAPVIAEVIDERPEEIKQLEVFRSSNRWKIIGADENEGDEDGNEHKIENSESTASGRTRHDSPDISPPRHVRHDSPDASPPKRSRHDSPDISPPRRTQRECGSSQKHSPKNQRSSPGRKRHDSDSDQSPPRKKTVRREASDSDQSPPRRRSRARQHSDSDQSPPRKRPQSRRSSDEDLSPPRRPGQSHSQRMLSGGKAGLVSVDVLRREQEENRRRDRNNQPLEDESRNAQTIFRDKSGKRRDLNSEREEQKKKAGEQAAKDEKYAQWGRGLAQGQMHQQRLEDALLESQKPLARHYDDEDLDKMLREQEREGDPMAAMLRRKKDRNLKAQGVKEKPRYKGPAPPPNRFNILPGYRWDGVDRSNGFEQKRYARMADKKAVQEEAYKWSVEDM, encoded by the exons atGGCGGCTTCCGTGGGTACAAGCAAGGCTACGGAATTATCCAAAGCAGAGTACCTGAAACGTTATTTATCTGGTGAAGACGCAAAAAAGTCGAAGGGAAAGGTTAAAAAGAAACGACCCAAAGCTCAAGGAAGAGG GCTTAAAATAGTTGACGATGACATAGATTGGAGACAGATTGCTAAAGAATCTAAAGACAAagatgaagaagatgatgaGGAAGCTCCTGTG ATTGCCGAAGTGATTGATGAGCGACCAGAAGAAATAAAACAGCTTGAAGTTTTTAGATCTAGTAATAGATGGAAAATTATTGGAG CTGATGAAAATGAGGGCGACGAAGATGGAAATGAACATAAGATTGAAAATTCTGAGTCCACTGCATCAGGCAGGACTCGCCATGACTCTCCCGATATTTCACCTCCAAGACATGTTCGTCATGACTCCCCAGATGCTTCTCCTCCAAAAAGAAGTCGCCACGATTCTCCCGATATCTCCCCTCCCAGGAGAACCCAACGTGAGTGCGGCTCAAGTCAAAAGCATTCACCTAAAAATCAACGATCATCACCAGGAAGGAAGAGACATGACTCGGACTCTGATCAGTCGCCTCCTCGAAAAAAAACAGTGAGGAGAGAAGCTTCAGACTCTGAC CAGTCTCCACCAAGACGACGATCCAGAGCAAGACAACATTCAGACTCTGATCAGTCCCCACCTCGAAAACGACCTCAGAGTAGAAGAAGCTCAGATGAAGATCTGTCACCTCCACGTAGGCCGGGGCAGTCACAT agCCAGAGAATGCTCTCTGGTGGAAAAGCTGGTCTTGTTTCTGTGGATGTTCTGAGGAGAGAGCAAGAAGAAAACAGACGCAGAGACAGAAACAACCAACCGTTAGAAG ATGAATCACGCAACGCACAGACCATTTTTCGAGACAAGAGTGGGAAAAGAAGGGATCTAAACTCtgagagagaagaacagaaaaagaaagcagGAGAACAAGCAGCAAAGGATGAAAAATATGCTCAGTGGGGAAGAGG cttgGCTCAGGGTCAGATGCACCAACAGAGACTTGAAGATGCCTTGCTTGAATCCCAGAAACCTCTGGCACGGCATTATGATGATGAGGATTTGGACAAAATGTTGAGAGAACAGGAACGGGAAGGAGATCCAATGGCTGCAATGCTTAGACGCAAGAAGGATCGCAATTTAAAGGCACAGGGTGTTAAAG AAAAACCTCGGTATAAAGGCCCAGCGCCACCTCCTAATCGTTTCAACATTCTCCCTGGTTATCGATGGGATGGAGTTGACAG GTCAAATGGGTTCGAACAGAAACGCTATGCGAGAATGGCGGATAAGAAGGCGGTTCAAGAAGAAGCTTACAAATGGAGTGTAGAGGACATGTAA
- the bud13 gene encoding BUD13 homolog isoform X2: protein MAASVGTSKATELSKAEYLKRYLSGEDAKKSKGKVKKKRPKAQGRGLKIVDDDIDWRQIAKESKDKDEEDDEEAPVIAEVIDERPEEIKQLEVFRSSNRWKIIGADENEGDEDGNEHKIENSESTASGRTRHDSPDISPPRHVRHDSPDASPPKRSRHDSPDISPPRRTQRECGSSQKHSPKNQRSSPGRKRHDSDSDQSPPRKKTVRREDSDSDQSPPRRRSRARQHSDSDQSPPRKRPQSRRSSDEDLSPPRRPGQSHSQRMLSGGKAGLVSVDVLRREQEENRRRDRNNQPLEDESRNAQTIFRDKSGKRRDLNSEREEQKKKAGEQAAKDEKYAQWGRGLAQGQMHQQRLEDALLESQKPLARHYDDEDLDKMLREQEREGDPMAAMLRRKKDRNLKAQGVKEKPRYKGPAPPPNRFNILPGYRWDGVDRSNGFEQKRYARMADKKAVQEEAYKWSVEDM from the exons atGGCGGCTTCCGTGGGTACAAGCAAGGCTACGGAATTATCCAAAGCAGAGTACCTGAAACGTTATTTATCTGGTGAAGACGCAAAAAAGTCGAAGGGAAAGGTTAAAAAGAAACGACCCAAAGCTCAAGGAAGAGG GCTTAAAATAGTTGACGATGACATAGATTGGAGACAGATTGCTAAAGAATCTAAAGACAAagatgaagaagatgatgaGGAAGCTCCTGTG ATTGCCGAAGTGATTGATGAGCGACCAGAAGAAATAAAACAGCTTGAAGTTTTTAGATCTAGTAATAGATGGAAAATTATTGGAG CTGATGAAAATGAGGGCGACGAAGATGGAAATGAACATAAGATTGAAAATTCTGAGTCCACTGCATCAGGCAGGACTCGCCATGACTCTCCCGATATTTCACCTCCAAGACATGTTCGTCATGACTCCCCAGATGCTTCTCCTCCAAAAAGAAGTCGCCACGATTCTCCCGATATCTCCCCTCCCAGGAGAACCCAACGTGAGTGCGGCTCAAGTCAAAAGCATTCACCTAAAAATCAACGATCATCACCAGGAAGGAAGAGACATGACTCGGACTCTGATCAGTCGCCTCCTCGAAAAAAAACAGTGAGGAGAGAAG ATTCAGACTCTGATCAGTCTCCACCAAGACGACGATCCAGAGCAAGACAACATTCAGACTCTGATCAGTCCCCACCTCGAAAACGACCTCAGAGTAGAAGAAGCTCAGATGAAGATCTGTCACCTCCACGTAGGCCGGGGCAGTCACAT agCCAGAGAATGCTCTCTGGTGGAAAAGCTGGTCTTGTTTCTGTGGATGTTCTGAGGAGAGAGCAAGAAGAAAACAGACGCAGAGACAGAAACAACCAACCGTTAGAAG ATGAATCACGCAACGCACAGACCATTTTTCGAGACAAGAGTGGGAAAAGAAGGGATCTAAACTCtgagagagaagaacagaaaaagaaagcagGAGAACAAGCAGCAAAGGATGAAAAATATGCTCAGTGGGGAAGAGG cttgGCTCAGGGTCAGATGCACCAACAGAGACTTGAAGATGCCTTGCTTGAATCCCAGAAACCTCTGGCACGGCATTATGATGATGAGGATTTGGACAAAATGTTGAGAGAACAGGAACGGGAAGGAGATCCAATGGCTGCAATGCTTAGACGCAAGAAGGATCGCAATTTAAAGGCACAGGGTGTTAAAG AAAAACCTCGGTATAAAGGCCCAGCGCCACCTCCTAATCGTTTCAACATTCTCCCTGGTTATCGATGGGATGGAGTTGACAG GTCAAATGGGTTCGAACAGAAACGCTATGCGAGAATGGCGGATAAGAAGGCGGTTCAAGAAGAAGCTTACAAATGGAGTGTAGAGGACATGTAA
- the bud13 gene encoding BUD13 homolog isoform X1: MAASVGTSKATELSKAEYLKRYLSGEDAKKSKGKVKKKRPKAQGRGLKIVDDDIDWRQIAKESKDKDEEDDEEAPVIAEVIDERPEEIKQLEVFRSSNRWKIIGADENEGDEDGNEHKIENSESTASGRTRHDSPDISPPRHVRHDSPDASPPKRSRHDSPDISPPRRTQRECGSSQKHSPKNQRSSPGRKRHDSDSDQSPPRKKTVRREASDSDQSPPRHPSRVRQHSDSDQSPPRRRSRARQHSDSDQSPPRKRPQSRRSSDEDLSPPRRPGQSHSQRMLSGGKAGLVSVDVLRREQEENRRRDRNNQPLEDESRNAQTIFRDKSGKRRDLNSEREEQKKKAGEQAAKDEKYAQWGRGLAQGQMHQQRLEDALLESQKPLARHYDDEDLDKMLREQEREGDPMAAMLRRKKDRNLKAQGVKEKPRYKGPAPPPNRFNILPGYRWDGVDRSNGFEQKRYARMADKKAVQEEAYKWSVEDM, from the exons atGGCGGCTTCCGTGGGTACAAGCAAGGCTACGGAATTATCCAAAGCAGAGTACCTGAAACGTTATTTATCTGGTGAAGACGCAAAAAAGTCGAAGGGAAAGGTTAAAAAGAAACGACCCAAAGCTCAAGGAAGAGG GCTTAAAATAGTTGACGATGACATAGATTGGAGACAGATTGCTAAAGAATCTAAAGACAAagatgaagaagatgatgaGGAAGCTCCTGTG ATTGCCGAAGTGATTGATGAGCGACCAGAAGAAATAAAACAGCTTGAAGTTTTTAGATCTAGTAATAGATGGAAAATTATTGGAG CTGATGAAAATGAGGGCGACGAAGATGGAAATGAACATAAGATTGAAAATTCTGAGTCCACTGCATCAGGCAGGACTCGCCATGACTCTCCCGATATTTCACCTCCAAGACATGTTCGTCATGACTCCCCAGATGCTTCTCCTCCAAAAAGAAGTCGCCACGATTCTCCCGATATCTCCCCTCCCAGGAGAACCCAACGTGAGTGCGGCTCAAGTCAAAAGCATTCACCTAAAAATCAACGATCATCACCAGGAAGGAAGAGACATGACTCGGACTCTGATCAGTCGCCTCCTCGAAAAAAAACAGTGAGGAGAGAAGCTTCAGACTCTGACCAGTCTCCACCAAGACACCCATCCAGAGTAAGACAACATTCAGACTCTGATCAGTCTCCACCAAGACGACGATCCAGAGCAAGACAACATTCAGACTCTGATCAGTCCCCACCTCGAAAACGACCTCAGAGTAGAAGAAGCTCAGATGAAGATCTGTCACCTCCACGTAGGCCGGGGCAGTCACAT agCCAGAGAATGCTCTCTGGTGGAAAAGCTGGTCTTGTTTCTGTGGATGTTCTGAGGAGAGAGCAAGAAGAAAACAGACGCAGAGACAGAAACAACCAACCGTTAGAAG ATGAATCACGCAACGCACAGACCATTTTTCGAGACAAGAGTGGGAAAAGAAGGGATCTAAACTCtgagagagaagaacagaaaaagaaagcagGAGAACAAGCAGCAAAGGATGAAAAATATGCTCAGTGGGGAAGAGG cttgGCTCAGGGTCAGATGCACCAACAGAGACTTGAAGATGCCTTGCTTGAATCCCAGAAACCTCTGGCACGGCATTATGATGATGAGGATTTGGACAAAATGTTGAGAGAACAGGAACGGGAAGGAGATCCAATGGCTGCAATGCTTAGACGCAAGAAGGATCGCAATTTAAAGGCACAGGGTGTTAAAG AAAAACCTCGGTATAAAGGCCCAGCGCCACCTCCTAATCGTTTCAACATTCTCCCTGGTTATCGATGGGATGGAGTTGACAG GTCAAATGGGTTCGAACAGAAACGCTATGCGAGAATGGCGGATAAGAAGGCGGTTCAAGAAGAAGCTTACAAATGGAGTGTAGAGGACATGTAA